A genomic segment from Desulfonatronum lacustre DSM 10312 encodes:
- a CDS encoding two-component system sensor histidine kinase NtrB — protein sequence MHLSAGYNEAVRVLEAAQGDFLVGLVCPEAGSVRRDDAALSSIFAAILGLLDHAAHETHLPRMRLAACTGQVPAAHEQELTKRRILRFTDPAAMMAAHPDINLVVNLSGDSETVRSLRRILPPSVALLDRACAVFLCCLLVMNEVSGKCQTDLRGSRTLLNTIVDELPDDIFFLDDQGRILDVNRQVCERHGVDKQALLHQSSSTVPAGPGQVACGPTRRDWPVLTTLAHRREQETLQTWMDEQGRVHYYQVTAYPVFDETGRVHRMIEVRRDVTLRTEMEKRLQQAEKLAAIGELSTYIAHEIRNPLFAIGGFANSLLRSQELTENSREKVRIILEESKRLDKILKNIINFARPTSSELAEVDANQVVAETVQVLGIGSQERGVILDVRLGEEVPRIRADAELLKQCLINLIKNALEAMPDGGRLTVTTAMERRQVLISIEDTGHGIPVEIQDKIFNPFFTTKQTGSGAGLGLAMTKKIISDLGGDLRLSSRPGKGTQVDLLLQPYVDMETPVAGHFDQEPRQETWNR from the coding sequence ATGCATCTTTCAGCAGGTTACAATGAAGCCGTTCGCGTCCTGGAAGCGGCCCAAGGAGACTTCCTGGTCGGATTGGTCTGCCCGGAGGCTGGATCGGTTCGGCGAGACGACGCGGCCCTCTCGTCGATCTTTGCCGCGATCCTGGGACTGCTGGACCATGCGGCGCACGAAACGCATCTTCCCCGCATGCGCCTCGCGGCGTGCACAGGTCAGGTTCCGGCGGCGCACGAGCAGGAACTGACGAAGCGGCGCATCCTCCGGTTCACGGACCCGGCGGCCATGATGGCGGCCCATCCGGACATCAATCTGGTGGTGAATCTATCGGGTGACTCGGAAACCGTGCGCAGCCTGCGCCGGATATTGCCGCCCTCGGTGGCCTTATTGGACCGCGCCTGCGCGGTCTTTCTGTGTTGTCTGCTGGTGATGAACGAGGTTTCCGGTAAATGCCAGACCGATCTGCGCGGCAGCCGAACCCTGCTGAACACCATTGTCGACGAACTGCCGGACGACATTTTCTTTCTGGACGACCAGGGACGCATTCTGGACGTGAACAGACAGGTCTGCGAGCGGCACGGCGTGGACAAGCAGGCGTTGCTGCATCAATCCAGCAGCACGGTTCCCGCCGGACCGGGCCAGGTGGCCTGCGGTCCGACGCGCCGGGACTGGCCGGTGTTGACGACCCTTGCGCATCGACGGGAGCAGGAGACGCTGCAAACCTGGATGGATGAGCAGGGCCGGGTCCACTACTACCAGGTGACCGCCTACCCGGTGTTCGACGAAACCGGGCGGGTGCACCGGATGATCGAAGTGCGTCGGGACGTCACGTTGCGCACGGAAATGGAGAAGCGCTTGCAGCAGGCCGAAAAGCTGGCCGCCATCGGTGAATTGTCCACGTACATCGCCCATGAAATCCGCAACCCCTTGTTTGCCATCGGCGGGTTCGCCAACTCCCTGCTGCGCTCTCAGGAACTGACCGAGAACAGCCGGGAAAAGGTGCGGATCATTCTGGAAGAGTCCAAACGCCTGGACAAAATTTTGAAGAACATCATCAACTTCGCCCGCCCCACGTCATCGGAACTGGCGGAAGTGGACGCCAATCAGGTCGTCGCCGAAACCGTGCAGGTGCTCGGGATCGGCAGTCAGGAACGCGGCGTGATCCTGGACGTCCGGCTCGGGGAGGAAGTGCCCAGGATCCGGGCCGACGCCGAACTGCTCAAACAGTGCTTGATCAATCTGATCAAGAACGCCCTGGAGGCCATGCCCGATGGCGGGCGGCTCACGGTGACCACGGCCATGGAACGCCGCCAGGTCCTGATCAGCATCGAGGATACCGGTCACGGCATTCCGGTGGAGATCCAGGACAAGATCTTCAACCCCTTCTTCACCACCAAGCAAACCGGGTCCGGAGCCGGCCTGGGGCTGGCCATGACCAAGAAGATCATCAGCGACCTGGGGGGCGACCTGCGCCTGAGCAGCCGACCCGGCAAGGGCACCCAGGTCGACCTGCTGCTGCAACCCTACGTGGACATGGAAACGCCTGTTGCCG
- the rimO gene encoding 30S ribosomal protein S12 methylthiotransferase RimO, producing MSSHTLNPIPTSSDPADPAGPGVWCVSLGCPKNRVDTERMLGALGPGRVVQDIHQAQIVLINTCGFIAPAVEESTRVILETAQDIADLHPRPLLVVAGCLVSRFGAELREAIPEVDLWLNVAEEDQLIPRLADLGRALPLATPPGRVVSTKPVYAYLKIGEGCDHRCRFCTIPSIRGPLKSAPPDLIVAEAQALLGQGVRELILVAQDLTSYGRDLGSRNALESLLARLAGLPGLDWLRLMYLYPAGLTPRLLRFLAELGPPLLPYFDIPLQHAHPDILRAMGRPFTGDPRYVVDRVREHFPEAALRTSLIVGYPGERPHHFQQLSDFVAETRFHHLGVFAFCPEPGTKAAALPGQVGAKTKARRREGLMKLQADISAEILAQYQDREMDVFVERPSPEWPGLHEGRVWFQAPEVDGITYVSGETIRPGELVRAEITDTKTYDLAALV from the coding sequence ATGTCAAGCCATACCCTCAATCCCATTCCGACTTCAAGCGACCCCGCGGACCCCGCCGGGCCGGGCGTCTGGTGCGTCAGCCTGGGCTGTCCCAAAAACCGCGTGGATACGGAGCGCATGCTCGGAGCGCTCGGCCCCGGGCGGGTGGTGCAGGACATCCATCAGGCCCAAATCGTGTTGATCAACACCTGCGGCTTCATCGCCCCGGCAGTAGAGGAGTCCACCCGCGTGATTCTGGAAACCGCGCAGGACATCGCCGACCTTCACCCCCGGCCCCTACTGGTGGTCGCGGGGTGCCTGGTTTCCCGGTTCGGGGCGGAACTGCGCGAAGCCATCCCGGAGGTGGACCTCTGGCTGAACGTGGCCGAGGAGGACCAATTGATTCCACGGCTGGCCGACCTGGGCCGCGCGCTCCCCCTAGCAACGCCGCCCGGCCGGGTCGTCAGCACCAAGCCGGTCTACGCCTATCTGAAAATCGGCGAAGGCTGCGACCATCGCTGCCGCTTCTGCACCATCCCGTCCATCCGCGGCCCGCTGAAAAGCGCGCCGCCGGACCTGATCGTGGCCGAGGCCCAAGCGCTTCTGGGGCAGGGCGTCCGGGAACTGATTCTGGTGGCCCAGGATCTGACGTCCTACGGCCGGGACCTGGGCTCACGAAACGCCTTGGAATCCCTGCTCGCCCGGTTGGCCGGACTGCCTGGACTGGACTGGCTGCGGCTGATGTATCTCTATCCCGCCGGCCTGACGCCGCGCCTGCTGCGTTTTCTGGCCGAACTCGGACCGCCTCTGCTGCCCTATTTCGACATCCCCTTGCAGCACGCCCACCCGGACATCCTCCGGGCCATGGGCCGCCCCTTCACCGGAGATCCGCGCTACGTGGTGGACCGGGTCCGGGAGCATTTTCCGGAAGCGGCCCTGCGCACCAGCCTGATCGTCGGCTACCCCGGCGAACGGCCCCACCATTTTCAACAGCTCTCCGATTTCGTCGCCGAAACCCGGTTTCACCATCTCGGAGTCTTCGCCTTCTGCCCGGAGCCGGGAACCAAGGCCGCGGCCCTGCCCGGCCAGGTCGGCGCCAAGACCAAGGCTCGACGCCGTGAAGGGCTGATGAAGCTGCAAGCCGACATCAGCGCCGAAATCCTCGCACAATACCAGGACCGGGAAATGGACGTGTTCGTGGAACGTCCCAGCCCTGAATGGCCGGGACTTCATGAAGGCCGGGTCTGGTTCCAGGCCCCGGAAGTGGACGGCATCACCTACGTCAGCGGCGAAACCATCCGCCCCGGCGAATTGGTCCGGGCCGAAATCACCGATACCAAGACCTATGATCTGGCGGCTTTGGTTTGA
- a CDS encoding two-component system sensor histidine kinase NtrB translates to MPPPSRKSPLEPKTSPSEVWQESGKRSVVPDNDPNELIRESVVENVLESMPAGLMIVGKEGRVFQVNALLAAILGFSKDTLLEQGWSVLFIGHPENNEFNDAILDVIQEARVRESREVWYARPDGQWFFLKITSSFLRFGGDDWRLVVLVQDLTELHLMHQREKAALEEKRLAEQQRADSLNNLALSIAHQIRNPIMTIGGFAGLAAKHTDNPDKVAEYLRSVMESAQRLERMAAAVREYVSIVPGTLERLAVQDVLLGAVQRVRECAAHPERILEASDSLSPDWTIQADSGQVAAALDAILENAFESYGGAPDQDKIVTIEARANEDALVVLVVDKGRGISEQDTPFVRDPFFTTKAVGTGMGLAVAQRIMALHGGNLEITSSPGKGARVAMIFPRAWEQARD, encoded by the coding sequence ATGCCCCCTCCTTCTCGAAAATCCCCATTGGAGCCGAAAACGTCTCCCTCCGAGGTCTGGCAAGAATCCGGCAAGCGGAGCGTCGTCCCGGACAACGATCCGAATGAGTTGATCCGGGAGAGCGTTGTCGAAAACGTGCTGGAAAGCATGCCCGCCGGTTTGATGATCGTGGGCAAGGAAGGACGGGTTTTTCAGGTCAACGCTCTTTTGGCCGCCATTCTCGGCTTCTCCAAAGACACGCTGCTGGAGCAGGGATGGAGCGTTTTGTTTATCGGCCATCCCGAGAACAACGAGTTCAACGACGCGATCCTGGACGTGATTCAGGAGGCGCGGGTTCGGGAGAGCCGGGAAGTCTGGTACGCGAGGCCGGACGGCCAGTGGTTTTTCTTGAAGATCACCTCTTCGTTCCTGCGTTTCGGCGGGGACGACTGGAGGTTGGTCGTCCTGGTTCAGGACCTGACCGAGCTGCACCTGATGCACCAGCGGGAAAAGGCCGCTCTGGAAGAGAAGCGTCTCGCGGAGCAGCAGCGGGCCGACAGCCTGAACAACCTGGCCCTGTCCATTGCCCACCAAATCCGCAATCCGATCATGACCATCGGCGGGTTCGCGGGGCTCGCCGCAAAGCACACGGACAACCCGGACAAGGTCGCGGAGTATCTCCGAAGCGTGATGGAGTCGGCCCAGCGTCTGGAGCGGATGGCCGCCGCCGTCCGGGAGTACGTCTCCATCGTCCCCGGGACGCTCGAGCGTCTTGCCGTGCAAGACGTACTGCTCGGAGCCGTCCAACGTGTTCGCGAGTGCGCCGCGCATCCCGAAAGAATACTCGAAGCATCCGACTCGCTTTCCCCGGACTGGACAATCCAGGCCGACTCCGGACAAGTGGCCGCGGCCCTGGACGCGATCCTGGAAAACGCCTTCGAGTCCTATGGCGGAGCGCCCGATCAAGACAAGATTGTGACCATCGAAGCACGGGCAAACGAGGACGCCCTCGTCGTGCTCGTTGTGGACAAAGGACGAGGAATTTCCGAGCAGGATACCCCCTTTGTCCGCGACCCGTTCTTCACCACCAAGGCGGTGGGGACCGGAATGGGATTGGCTGTCGCGCAGAGGATCATGGCCCTGCACGGAGGCAATCTGGAGATCACGAGTTCACCGGGCAAAGGCGCCAGGGTCGCCATGATTTTTCCCAGGGCGTGGGAACAAGCGCGAGATTGA
- a CDS encoding TraB/GumN family protein has protein sequence MHPEPSSPSSPSVEAAETGQQAQVLELPSCVKHVRVGGKDVYLVGTAHVSKQSVEDVRTTVEMVHPDTICVELCPSRHRALIDRDGWRKMDIMRVIRERKTPFLLAQLVLSSFYRKLGDQLGIQPGADMAEGVRLAKETEAHLVLADREVEITLKRTWRHLGFLEKFKMVGQLLMGLIFAGKIDDGVVESLKQKDQMEILMDAFADEFPQVKRRLIDERDLFLAQKIREAPGQTVVAVVGAGHMAGIENHIHQDTDLGPLTVLPPKSNIGSFLKWAIPIAIVVLIAWGFLKEGQAHAMESAIIWVALNSVLAGLGAVLAWAHPLTVLTAMVASPFTSLNPMIAAGFVAGFVQALIRRPTVADLEDLPQAITSLKGFWTNPLCRILLVVALVNLGSSLAAFISGGWIAARTF, from the coding sequence ATGCACCCAGAACCATCTTCCCCGTCATCTCCCTCTGTCGAAGCGGCCGAAACCGGTCAACAGGCCCAGGTCCTTGAACTTCCGTCCTGCGTGAAGCACGTCCGGGTGGGCGGGAAGGACGTGTATCTCGTGGGCACGGCCCATGTGTCCAAGCAGAGCGTTGAGGACGTCCGGACCACGGTGGAGATGGTTCATCCGGACACCATCTGCGTGGAACTGTGCCCGTCCCGGCATCGGGCTTTGATAGACCGGGACGGCTGGCGCAAGATGGACATCATGCGGGTGATCCGGGAGCGCAAGACGCCGTTTCTGCTGGCCCAACTGGTCCTTTCCTCGTTCTACCGCAAGCTGGGCGACCAACTGGGCATCCAGCCCGGAGCGGACATGGCCGAGGGCGTGCGCTTGGCCAAGGAGACCGAGGCCCATCTGGTCCTGGCGGACCGGGAGGTGGAGATCACCTTGAAACGGACTTGGCGGCATCTGGGCTTTCTGGAAAAGTTCAAGATGGTCGGGCAGTTGCTGATGGGCCTGATCTTTGCCGGCAAAATCGACGACGGCGTTGTCGAATCCCTGAAGCAGAAGGACCAGATGGAAATCCTGATGGACGCCTTTGCGGACGAATTCCCCCAGGTCAAGCGCCGGCTCATCGACGAGCGCGACCTGTTCCTGGCCCAGAAGATCCGCGAGGCCCCAGGCCAGACCGTGGTCGCCGTGGTCGGGGCCGGGCACATGGCCGGGATAGAAAACCACATCCACCAGGATACGGACCTCGGCCCCCTGACGGTCCTGCCGCCCAAGTCCAATATCGGCTCGTTCCTGAAGTGGGCCATTCCCATCGCCATCGTGGTCCTGATCGCCTGGGGATTTCTCAAGGAAGGCCAGGCCCACGCCATGGAATCGGCCATCATCTGGGTCGCCCTGAACAGCGTTCTTGCCGGGCTGGGCGCGGTGCTGGCCTGGGCCCATCCGTTGACCGTACTCACGGCCATGGTCGCCTCGCCGTTCACCAGCCTGAATCCGATGATCGCCGCCGGATTCGTGGCCGGATTCGTCCAGGCCCTGATTCGGCGGCCCACCGTGGCGGACCTGGAAGACCTGCCCCAGGCCATCACCTCCCTGAAAGGCTTCTGGACCAACCCCTTGTGCCGGATTCTGCTGGTGGTGGCCCTGGTCAACCTGGGCAGCTCCCTGGCGGCCTTCATCTCCGGCGGCTGGATCGCGGCCCGGACATTTTGA
- a CDS encoding thiamine pyrophosphate-dependent dehydrogenase E1 component subunit alpha: protein MNIPEEKQKEMLWTMLLSRRFEDELAELCKIEGKIPGMTILSTGQEAVGSGACAALAPEDVIISNHRSHNHLLAKGADPNALMAEIYCKRTGCNKGKSGTLHLAVPEVNAPCTSTVVGAGPPIAVGQAFAQQYKGEQRVTVCFFGDGAAAEGSVHEAMNLAALWRLPVIFICENNVYAGAQRYEEHAPNPSMADRATAYAMPGEAVDGNDALAVYQAVRDARERALAGEGPSLIECKTYRCRGHGEADPQHYQPKEEICAWQEKCPIPRLRDDLLSQGLITPEEVRDMEARAEAVVKEAVRFAEDSPFPNPEEALEDVLVA, encoded by the coding sequence ATGAATATCCCCGAGGAAAAGCAAAAGGAAATGCTCTGGACCATGCTGCTGTCCCGCCGGTTTGAGGACGAACTGGCCGAGTTGTGCAAGATCGAGGGCAAAATCCCCGGAATGACGATCCTCAGCACCGGACAGGAGGCCGTGGGCTCCGGGGCTTGCGCGGCCCTGGCCCCGGAGGACGTGATCATCTCCAACCACCGCAGCCACAATCACCTTCTGGCCAAGGGGGCCGACCCCAACGCCCTGATGGCCGAGATCTACTGCAAGCGCACCGGCTGCAACAAGGGCAAGAGCGGCACGCTGCACCTGGCCGTGCCCGAGGTCAACGCGCCCTGTACCTCCACCGTGGTCGGAGCCGGGCCGCCCATTGCCGTGGGTCAGGCCTTTGCCCAACAGTACAAGGGCGAACAGCGGGTCACGGTCTGCTTTTTCGGCGACGGCGCGGCGGCAGAGGGATCAGTGCACGAGGCCATGAACCTGGCCGCGCTGTGGCGGCTGCCCGTGATCTTCATCTGCGAGAACAACGTCTACGCCGGGGCCCAGCGCTATGAAGAGCACGCCCCGAACCCGAGCATGGCCGACCGGGCCACGGCCTACGCCATGCCCGGCGAGGCGGTGGACGGCAACGACGCCCTGGCCGTGTATCAGGCCGTGCGGGACGCCAGGGAGCGTGCATTGGCCGGAGAAGGGCCGAGCCTCATCGAGTGCAAGACCTACCGCTGCCGGGGGCACGGAGAAGCCGATCCCCAGCATTATCAGCCCAAGGAAGAGATTTGCGCCTGGCAGGAAAAATGCCCCATCCCCCGCCTGCGGGATGACCTCCTGAGCCAGGGACTGATCACCCCGGAAGAGGTGCGGGACATGGAGGCCCGGGCCGAGGCCGTGGTGAAGGAGGCGGTGCGTTTTGCGGAAGACAGCCCGTTTCCCAACCCTGAAGAGGCGCTGGAGGATGTTCTGGTGGCGTGA
- a CDS encoding alpha-ketoacid dehydrogenase subunit beta: protein MQKLGMGQAINQALREEMRRDPNVFIAGEGVGVSIHLNPMFPTHGLLEEFGPKRVKDTPVSEAAIAGLAVGAAEAGLRPVVEIMFNPFFTLASDMIVNHAAKLRYLSGGKSTFPLVVRMKSGAGIGAGCQHSHNLEAWVAHCPGLKVVMPATAADAKGLLKSAIRDDNPVIFIEHMGLYFAPMPVPEGEYLTPIGKAEVKRPGTDVTVVTWSGMLGVAMAAAEKLAQEGVEVEIVDLRTLVPLDKEAILASVAKTGRLVVLHEATRTGGFGGEVAAVVMEEGFNLLKAPLRRVTGPDIPVPASPPLERFYIPGDDQLIAAIKEIL, encoded by the coding sequence ATGCAGAAACTCGGAATGGGACAAGCCATAAATCAGGCCCTGCGGGAGGAAATGCGCCGCGACCCCAACGTGTTCATCGCCGGAGAAGGCGTGGGCGTGAGCATTCACTTGAACCCCATGTTTCCCACCCACGGCCTGCTGGAAGAGTTCGGGCCGAAGCGGGTCAAGGACACTCCGGTTTCCGAAGCGGCCATCGCCGGGTTGGCCGTGGGAGCGGCCGAGGCCGGGCTGCGGCCGGTGGTGGAAATCATGTTCAACCCCTTCTTCACCCTGGCCTCGGACATGATCGTCAACCACGCGGCCAAGCTGCGTTACCTGTCCGGCGGCAAATCTACGTTTCCCCTGGTGGTGCGTATGAAATCCGGCGCGGGAATCGGCGCCGGATGTCAGCATTCGCATAACCTGGAGGCCTGGGTGGCCCATTGCCCCGGCCTGAAGGTGGTCATGCCGGCCACGGCGGCGGACGCCAAGGGACTGCTCAAATCAGCCATCCGGGACGACAATCCGGTGATCTTCATCGAGCATATGGGCCTGTACTTCGCGCCCATGCCCGTGCCCGAAGGGGAATATCTCACTCCCATCGGCAAGGCCGAGGTCAAGCGACCGGGCACGGACGTGACCGTGGTCACCTGGTCCGGCATGCTCGGCGTGGCCATGGCCGCGGCGGAAAAGCTGGCCCAGGAAGGCGTGGAGGTGGAAATCGTGGATCTGCGCACCCTGGTCCCCCTGGACAAGGAGGCCATCCTCGCTTCCGTGGCCAAGACCGGCCGACTGGTGGTCCTGCACGAAGCCACCCGCACCGGAGGCTTCGGCGGAGAAGTCGCTGCCGTGGTCATGGAGGAAGGCTTCAACCTGCTCAAGGCCCCGCTGCGCCGGGTCACCGGCCCGGACATCCCCGTCCCGGCCAGCCCTCCGCTGGAACGGTTCTACATCCCAGGCGACGACCAGCTGATCGCGGCGATCAAGGAGATTCTGTGA
- a CDS encoding molybdopterin-containing oxidoreductase family protein: MSWDQALDEVAARLSRLRDAHGPETLGFTHGTSRTHHWDCRRFYNLFGSPNVCGANNICMCPSYATEFATYGGMARGNARQAKCLVVWGKASANSSPIQAWPATQQARRNGATIIVVDPREIEEVALADMWLQIRPGTDLALMLGWIRLIIEEELYDADFVAQWTVGFDELREAVREYTPEKVSGITWLPVEQITAAARIYATSKPAQLPYAYGLDKQGINSTQCARARAILRSITGNLEIPGGETFGQTPEVARVRGEFDLVAAEAIGPEQRAKQLGADTYPFFGFPGWERNLANNRKLPKGQVNPPSMYRTCVAHIRDVFQAAITKKPYPITAMFSVASNPMLSFPDPKMVFNALTALELYVVMEYYMTPSAALADYVFPSATTVEQPELWVTGGFCMACPPGIEPLYERRDTYQFYRGLGLRLGQENDWPWENLEQACDFRLEPTGLTFRELTEQYGFFGTPEFKRYETSGFGTPSGKVELYSSIFEELGCEPLPTYKEPLWSPAGNSDLAREFPLILITGSRFMPMYHSEQRQIASARKVNPDPLVLLHPETARELGLENDQWVLVTSPKGKIRMRLRTSTRIHPRMADAQHGWWFPERRQELPELFGVYESNANMLCPLEPEHCSPEIGSWPHSALLCRVEAA; encoded by the coding sequence ATTTCCTGGGATCAGGCCCTGGACGAGGTGGCCGCCAGGCTGAGTCGGCTGCGTGACGCCCACGGGCCGGAAACCCTGGGCTTCACCCACGGCACCAGCCGGACCCATCACTGGGACTGCCGCCGGTTCTACAACCTGTTCGGCTCGCCCAACGTCTGCGGGGCGAACAACATCTGCATGTGCCCGTCCTACGCCACGGAGTTCGCCACCTACGGCGGCATGGCCCGGGGCAATGCCCGGCAGGCCAAGTGCCTGGTGGTCTGGGGCAAGGCCTCGGCCAACTCCTCGCCCATCCAGGCCTGGCCGGCCACCCAGCAGGCCAGGCGCAACGGGGCGACGATCATTGTGGTGGATCCCCGGGAGATCGAGGAAGTGGCCCTGGCGGACATGTGGCTGCAGATCCGGCCGGGCACGGACCTGGCCCTGATGCTGGGCTGGATCCGGCTGATCATTGAAGAAGAGCTGTACGACGCGGACTTCGTAGCCCAGTGGACCGTGGGCTTCGACGAACTGCGGGAGGCGGTGCGGGAGTACACCCCGGAGAAGGTCAGCGGGATCACCTGGCTGCCCGTGGAGCAGATCACCGCAGCGGCCCGGATCTACGCCACCTCCAAGCCGGCCCAGCTGCCCTATGCCTACGGCCTGGACAAGCAGGGCATCAATTCCACCCAGTGCGCCCGGGCCCGGGCCATCCTGCGGTCCATTACCGGCAACCTGGAGATCCCGGGCGGGGAAACCTTCGGCCAGACCCCGGAGGTGGCCCGGGTGCGCGGGGAATTCGACCTGGTGGCCGCCGAGGCCATCGGCCCGGAGCAGCGGGCCAAGCAGCTCGGAGCGGACACGTACCCCTTTTTCGGCTTCCCCGGCTGGGAGCGCAACCTGGCCAACAACCGGAAGCTGCCCAAGGGCCAGGTCAACCCGCCGTCCATGTACCGGACCTGCGTGGCCCACATTCGGGACGTGTTCCAGGCGGCGATCACCAAAAAGCCTTACCCGATCACGGCCATGTTCTCCGTGGCCAGCAATCCGATGCTCTCCTTCCCGGACCCGAAAATGGTCTTCAACGCCCTGACCGCCCTGGAGCTGTACGTGGTCATGGAATACTACATGACCCCCTCCGCGGCCCTGGCGGACTATGTTTTCCCCTCGGCCACCACGGTGGAGCAGCCCGAACTGTGGGTCACCGGCGGGTTCTGCATGGCCTGTCCTCCGGGCATCGAGCCGCTCTACGAACGCCGGGACACCTATCAGTTCTACCGCGGCCTGGGTCTGCGCCTGGGCCAGGAAAACGACTGGCCGTGGGAGAACCTGGAGCAGGCCTGCGACTTTCGTCTGGAGCCCACGGGGCTGACCTTCCGGGAGCTGACCGAGCAGTATGGTTTTTTCGGCACGCCCGAATTCAAGCGCTACGAAACTTCAGGCTTCGGCACCCCGTCGGGCAAGGTGGAGCTGTATTCCAGCATCTTCGAGGAGTTGGGTTGCGAGCCACTGCCCACGTACAAGGAGCCCCTCTGGAGTCCGGCCGGGAATTCGGATCTGGCCCGGGAGTTTCCGCTGATCCTGATCACCGGCAGCCGGTTCATGCCCATGTACCATTCCGAGCAGCGTCAGATCGCATCGGCCCGGAAGGTGAATCCGGATCCACTGGTCCTGCTGCACCCGGAAACAGCCCGGGAACTGGGCCTGGAGAACGATCAGTGGGTGCTCGTGACCTCGCCCAAGGGCAAAATCCGGATGCGCCTGCGCACCTCCACCCGCATTCATCCGCGAATGGCCGACGCGCAGCACGGCTGGTGGTTCCCGGAACGCAGGCAGGAGCTTCCGGAACTCTTCGGGGTCTACGAGTCCAACGCCAACATGCTCTGCCCGCTGGAACCGGAACATTGCAGCCCGGAAATCGGCTCCTGGCCGCATTCGGCGTTGTTGTGTCGGGTTGAGGCCGCGTAA